One Streptomyces showdoensis DNA window includes the following coding sequences:
- a CDS encoding M20 family metallopeptidase: MSAPPRRQLAAELLDGARSLQARYLHDLEELVSIDSGSYTPHGVNRVADWVQSRLTGIGFAVERVTFPPGRQGFQAGDALVARKKGALAESDGGQRILLAGHMDTVFEEGTAAARPFALTGSIANGPGVSDDKGGLLAGLTALELLHDHGVDTYDELVLLATPDEEIGSPASRELIEETARGMHYGLGLECARENGDLVIARKGVADFRLTVSGRAAHAGIEPERGANAALTAAHLVVQIQALNGHWDDVTVNVGVVRAGTRANIVCPEAELRIEVRAATTADVRRVTRAIQEIADHPAVPGTTVEVEQLDLCPPMEDTPASRRMLDNARRAASAVGVPLGAAATGGVGDANLIAGMGVPILDGLGPVGGADHSPQEWLDVSSVPHRIALLADLVASLGDARNTA, translated from the coding sequence GTGAGCGCGCCTCCGCGCCGGCAGCTCGCCGCGGAACTCCTCGACGGCGCCCGCTCCCTCCAGGCCCGCTACCTGCACGACCTCGAAGAACTCGTCTCCATCGACTCCGGCTCGTACACGCCCCACGGCGTCAACCGGGTCGCCGACTGGGTCCAGAGCCGGCTCACCGGCATCGGCTTCGCCGTCGAGCGCGTGACCTTCCCGCCGGGGCGGCAGGGCTTCCAGGCGGGCGACGCCCTCGTCGCCCGCAAGAAGGGCGCCCTCGCCGAGTCCGACGGCGGCCAGCGGATCCTCCTCGCCGGCCACATGGACACCGTCTTCGAGGAGGGGACCGCGGCCGCGCGTCCCTTCGCCCTGACCGGAAGCATCGCCAACGGCCCCGGGGTCAGCGACGACAAGGGAGGCCTGCTCGCAGGCCTCACGGCCCTGGAACTCCTCCACGACCACGGAGTGGACACCTACGACGAACTCGTCCTCCTCGCCACCCCGGACGAGGAGATCGGCTCGCCCGCCAGCCGGGAGCTCATCGAGGAGACCGCCCGCGGCATGCACTACGGGCTCGGCCTCGAATGCGCCCGGGAGAACGGTGACCTCGTCATCGCCCGCAAGGGCGTGGCCGACTTCCGCCTCACCGTCTCGGGGCGCGCCGCCCACGCCGGGATCGAACCGGAGCGCGGAGCGAACGCCGCACTCACCGCGGCGCACCTCGTCGTGCAGATCCAGGCCCTCAACGGGCACTGGGACGACGTCACCGTCAACGTCGGCGTGGTACGCGCCGGGACCAGGGCGAACATCGTCTGCCCCGAGGCCGAACTGCGCATCGAGGTCAGGGCCGCCACGACGGCCGACGTACGGCGCGTCACCCGGGCCATCCAGGAAATCGCCGACCACCCCGCGGTGCCCGGCACCACGGTCGAGGTCGAGCAGCTCGACCTGTGCCCGCCGATGGAGGACACCCCCGCCTCGCGCCGCATGCTCGACAACGCCCGCCGGGCCGCCTCCGCCGTCGGCGTCCCGCTCGGCGCCGCGGCCACCGGGGGAGTGGGCGACGCCAACCTGATCGCCGGCATGGGCGTGCCCATCCTGGACGGCCTCGGCCCCGTCGGGGGTGCCGACCACAGTCCCCAGGAATGGCTCGACGTCTCCAGCGTCCCGCACCGCATCGCGCTGCTCGCCGATCTGGTCGCCTCGCTCGGCGACGCGCGCAACACCGCCTGA
- a CDS encoding amino acid ABC transporter ATP-binding protein, which yields MVRAEGVRKHFGKLDVLKGIDLTVERGQVCCLLGPSGSGKSTFLRCINHLEKVDGGKLTVDGQLVGYRQHGNKLHELREREVAERRRDIGMVFQRFNLFPHMTALENVTEAPVKVGGVSKADAREQAHALLEQVGLGDRAHHYPAQLSGGQQQRVAIARALAMKPKLMLFDEPTSALDPELVGDVLDVMRHLAADGMTMVVVTHEIGFAREVGDTAVFMDEGVVVEAGDPRQVLVEPEQERTRAFLSKVL from the coding sequence ATGGTGCGCGCCGAAGGCGTCCGCAAGCACTTCGGGAAGCTCGACGTCCTCAAGGGCATCGACCTCACCGTCGAACGCGGCCAGGTCTGCTGCCTCCTGGGGCCCTCCGGCTCGGGCAAGTCCACCTTCCTGCGCTGCATCAACCACCTGGAGAAGGTCGACGGCGGCAAGCTCACCGTCGACGGACAGCTCGTCGGCTACCGCCAGCACGGCAACAAGCTCCACGAACTCCGGGAACGCGAGGTCGCCGAACGCCGCCGGGACATCGGCATGGTCTTCCAGCGGTTCAACCTCTTCCCGCACATGACCGCCCTGGAGAACGTCACCGAGGCACCGGTGAAGGTCGGCGGCGTGTCCAAGGCCGACGCCCGCGAGCAGGCCCACGCCCTCCTGGAGCAGGTCGGACTCGGCGACCGGGCCCACCACTACCCCGCCCAGCTCTCCGGCGGCCAGCAGCAGCGGGTCGCCATCGCCCGGGCGCTGGCCATGAAGCCCAAGCTGATGCTCTTCGACGAGCCGACCTCCGCCCTCGACCCCGAGCTCGTCGGGGACGTCCTGGACGTCATGCGGCACCTCGCGGCCGACGGCATGACCATGGTCGTCGTCACCCACGAGATCGGCTTCGCCCGCGAGGTCGGCGACACCGCCGTCTTCATGGACGAAGGAGTCGTCGTCGAGGCCGGCGACCCGCGCCAGGTCCTCGTCGAACCGGAGCAGGAACGCACCCGCGCCTTCCTGTCCAAGGTCCTGTGA